From Lusitaniella coriacea LEGE 07157:
CGAATTGGCAAATCAGGTAGGGAGTTATGAGTAAAGTTTTGGTGGTAGAAGATAGTGTTGCACAACAGCAGATGATCTCAGACCTCCTCAAAAATAGCGGGTTAAAGGTTACTGTTGCGAATAACGGAGTTGAAGCATTAGAAAAAATTCAGCACGCGACTCCCGACATCGTTGTTTTAGACATTGTGATGCCTCAAATGAATGGCTATGAGGTCTGCCGTCGTCTCAAAGCCGACCCCAAAACCGAACACGTACCAGTGGTGATGTGTTCTTCAAAAGGTGAGGAATTCGATCGCTACTGGGGCATGAAACAAGGCGCTGATGCCTACATCGCCAAGCCCTTTCAGCCCACCGAACTGATTGGAACGGTCAAACAGCTCTTGAGAGGATAGGAGACAAGAATTATGGTTGGAAATCCAGACTTTTCAATGGGCAAAACTCAAGATATCTCCTCAGATATCGAAAGGCTGGAAATGCCAGAAGGAGAATTGCACTTGCGCTTTTATCTTCCTTCTAACAGCGAATTTGCCCTTTCTGCTACGGGAATTAAGGAGGTAATGAATCAACCTCCCGACCGCATTACCCCCATCCCTAACGCTTCTCCATTACTTTTGGGAACAATAAACTTAAGAGGTCAGGTGATCTGGGTCGCCGATCTCGGTCAGTTTTTGGGGGATACTGTCGCGTTGAATACGCAACGGCAAGAAATTCCAATTATTGCCATTGAAGATCAAGAAACCATGCTAGGGTTAGCCATTGAAAAAATTGGGGAGATGCAGTGGTTGGATATTGCTCAAATCCAAATGCAAACCAACGTTCCCAATCATATGGCCCCTTTTATTCGTGGCGAGTGGATCTTAGATAGAGAATCTAATCAATCTTTACGCCTGCTCGATCAATTAGCAATTTTGCGGTCGGCACGGTGGGCGGCATAAAACCGATCGACGAATTATAGATTATGAATTTATGAATCAGTGATAAAACATAGACTGAGTGGTAGAACGGGATTATAACGTTTGATGCTTTCCAGTCTTTACTAACCGTATCCCCCAATCAAACAGCCCCAACGACCAATCACAAATGAAGCTGGAGAAGGCAAATGGCACAGAGTACGGATTATGCACAGGAGTACGGACAAGCAGAACAAGCTTACATACAGGGTAGATATGACGAAGCAGCGACGATTGTTGACCGATTGGCAAAAGAGTATGATGACGATCCTTCGGTTCAACTCCTGCGCGGTCATATTTACTGTTACGGGTTGCAACAGTACGATGTGGCCCAAGAGCAGTATGAATTGGTTCTTCAACTCACCGATCGCCAAGATTTTATCGGTTATGCCAACAACGGCATTGAAGATGTTGGAAAATTTCGAGCCGAGTTAGGCGATGCTTCCTATAGCCCAGCAGCGAGTAGCGATGATGCGCTATCTGTGGCAGGGGAAGAGAATGGCGATGACTATTCTGCCGACCTCCCCTCAGAAAACTTCGAGCAGTTTTCTGATTATGAGGATTTTCCGGGCGCTGAGGACGATCGGGGATTAACGCAATTTGACATGAGCTACCCGGACGAGGAGAGTACGGGGAACGGCAATAGCGACTATCCAACCAATTCGACCCTCGAACAACATTACGGTCTTGGGGAAGAAGCTTCTGCCTTCGGAGAAGACTCTGGGACGTGGATGAACGATGTGGAGGAATTTCCAGCAAGCGAGGAGGTTTTTTCCGAAGCCGAGCCAGATTTTTCTCAGAGCAATGAGGAGAGCCTCGACGATCCCTTTGGGGCAGAAATGCTAGATGATGCTGGCGAAACGATGATGAGTCCAACCAATGGGACTTTCGAGCAAAGCAGTCCTTTTTCTGAAACAGAAGAGCCCTTTTCTGAAGGGCTTGAAGGTGATTGGTCTGGGGAAAGCGATCCGTTTGCTGAAGAGTTGGGAAATAGTTGGGCAGAAGAAGAATCGAATTTGTTGGACTCTCCTGCGGAAAATGGATGGTTAGAGGAAGATAGCAACTTTGGCGAGGAGTTGGGGGATGAAGGGATGCCCCAGAGCGATTCTTTTGCTGGAGCGAGTGCGAATGGTTTGAGCGATGAACCCTATGGGATGGACGATTTGGGCATGGCGGAGGGAGGACTTGAAGACCTAGAAGAGTCCGATAACCGAGAAATTCAGGAAACGCTGTTGATGCAGACGAGTCCCAGCCAAGATACGTTTCCGATGACAGGCAAAAATCTGGATGATTCTTTTGAGGAGGAAAACTTCGCGTCCTCCTGGGAGGAGGAAGAGGAAGATTATAGTGCTTCGCCAGAAAATGAGTTAGATTCAGCTGCTTTTGAAACGGGTTCGGAGAATTTAGGCGATTTTAGTTTTGATGAGTACGACAGTTCGGTAGAAATGGATTCTTTTGAGGAGGATCGAGAAGAGAACGAGGTCGGAGAGGATACATTTTCTAAGTATGTCGCCGATAGCGAGGGATTTCTCGATGATTTTGCGGGTTTTGATGAGGATATTAGCATTCCCGATTTAAGTTCTGGGGAATTTAATTCTGATTTAGCCCTCAAAAGTCAAGGGGAATCGACGGATGCAAGTTTTGGCTTTCCCTTAGAAACCGAAGCGATTCCGGCAGTTGAGGACGAAAGTTCATTTACGCTGAGTGGCGCTTCAGACAGCGTTCCCAGCGCCAACTTTACGAAGACAGCCGATCGCGCGGTGGAACCGACTGTTGAGATCGAACAGGGTTATCTGTCTTGGTTTGAGAATGCGGCGCTGAAGAAGAAACAGTGGTTGATTGCCTGCATTGCTGGGGCGACTTCTGCGGTTGCGGTTGCTTTGGTCAGCTTTTTGAGTTCGACGACAACCCCCGCAGAAAACAAAGCCGCGATTGTGCCGCGAATGCGAATTTCCGGTACTTTAATGGCGCTGGCGGCAGGTGCGAGTAGTTTTGGGACGAGCGTCTTTTTGGGGCGCTTGGCATCCCGACAAATCAATCGCTCGACTGACGATTTGCAATCTCAGTTTGAAGCGGTTTCCCAAGGGAATTTGAATGCGAAGGCGACGGTTTATGCAGAGGATGAGTTCGGTCAACTCGCGGCGAGTTTCAACGAAATGGCGCGGGTCATTTTGACCACTACCAGCGAAGCCCAACGCCGTGCGGAAGAAACGGAGCAACAGAAAGAAGACCTCCAGCGTCAGGTGATTCGCCTTCTGGATGATGTGGAAGGTGCCGCGCGAGGAGATTTGACGGTGCGAGCCGAAGTGACTGCCGACGTGCTGGGGGCGGTTGCCGATGCCTTTAACCTGACGATTCAAAACCTGCGGGAAATCGTCCAACAGGTGAAAGAGGCGGCGCGTCAGGTGAATAAGAATTCTAGCGAAAACGAGCAGTTCGCCCGGAACTTGCAACAGGATGCCCTGCGACAGGCAGAGGAGTTGGCGGTGACGCTCAATTCGGTACAGATGATGACCGATTCGATTCGCCGGGTTGCGGACAATGCGAAAGAAGCAGAGGAAGTGGCGCGCTCCGCAGCAGATGTGGCGGTGAAAGGGGGCGAATCGGTAGAACATACGGTGTCTGGGATTTTGCAAATTCGAGAGACGGTGGCAGAAACGGCGCGGAAGGTGAAACGCCTAGCCGAAGCCTCTCAGGAGATTTCTAAAATTGTTGCCGCGATCGCGCAAATTGCCTCCCGAACCAATCTCCTCGCCCTCAACGCCTCCATTGAAGCGGCACGAGCGGGAGAAGCGGGACGAGGTTTCGCGATCGTTGCGGATGAAGTCCGACAGTTGGCAGATAAATCTGCAAAAGCCTTGAAAGAAATCGAACAAAACGTACTGCAAATCCAGAGTGAAACCAGCTCGGTGATGACCGCGATGGAAGAAGGGGTTACCCAGGTGATCGACGTAACCCAGCGTGCGGAACAGGCGAAGCGCTCTCTGGAAGATATTATCCAGGTGTCCAATCGCATTGATGCCCTGGTGCGTTCGATTACCGCCGATACCGTCGAACAGACAGAAAGTACCCTAGCGGTGGCTCAGGTGATGCAGTCGGTGGAATTAACGGCTCAAGAAACCTCCCAAGAGTCCCAGCGCGTGTCCGGCTCCCTGCAAAGTCAGGTGAGTATTGCTCGCAGTCTTCTGGCTTCTGTGGAACGATTCCGCGTCGATACCACAGAAGGGGCTTAGTCAGGGTCAATTCGCAATTACCAATTGGGGAAAGGTTAAAGGGGAAGGGGTAAAGGAAAATCATCCGACTGACGACTCTCCAGAAACTAAAAATTGTACTCAGTCCTTCAAGCCTATGTATGATGAGGATTAAACAAGTTTCTACCGTTCTTTTTCGGCGAAGGTTTTTTCCTTCTGCCATCTGCCCTCTGCCTTGTCGTCAGGCGCTGTTGACTGATAACTGAAGTGACTAAAAACCTCTCATCGCAAAATGGACTCAGCCAGTGGTTTACTCGTTTGCTCGCAGCAATTTTTCTAGGCGGACAGGTAATGTTGCACCTGCTCAAAACCAAAATTCACCGCCGCAATACGCTCGATCAAATGGCGGTTGTGGGTCCCGATTCGTCGCTGATTGCGCTCGTTACTGCCAGTTTTGTCGGGATGGTTTTTACGATTCAGGTGGCACGGGAGTTTATTAACTTTGGCAGTGGGAATTTAGTGGGCGGCGTACTCGCGATCGCGCTGGCACGAGAATTGACCCCCGTCCTCACGGCAGTTGTGGTTGCCGGACGAGTGGGTTCTGCCTTTGCTGCTGAGATCGGGACGATGCGAGTCACCGAGCAAATTGATGCCCTCTATGTCCTGAAAACCGATCCCATCGACTATTTAGTCATTCCTCGGATCATTGCCTGCTGTCTGATGCTGCCCGTTTTGACCATTTTATCCTTGATTACAGGCTTGGCTGGGGGATTGCTGGTCGCGATCGCGCTCTACGGCGATCATATCTCCCAGCAAGTCTTTCTCGACTCCGTGCAAAATATGCTAGAAGTGTGGGATTTAATCGGAGCCGCCCTGAAAGCTGTAGCATTTGGCGGGTTAATCGCCGTCATTGGTTGCAGTTGGGGCTTAACCACAACAGGAGGTGCAAAAGGAGTCGGGCAATCCACCACAACCGCCGTTGTCACCTCCTTACTCGCGATTTTTGTCGCGAACTTCTTTCTCTCTTGGTTGATGTTTCAAGGAACAGGTAGCGCGATTTCTGGAGGGCTTTGACACTTCTTTGCTTCAAGGAAAGAGGTTTTCCGGTTTACACGACGTAAGATACTGAGTGCTTACCGCACGACTTTGAGGGTCAATTTCATTACCGCAAAAAAATGCGTTGCGGAGTCAAAATCTATAGAAATAAAACCTCTAACGAGTCTAAAGTAATCGAGACATTCTTTCTCAAGAATTTGAAATAACGATTCTAGAGAAAGTGATTAACAGTCATTTATTACCGTGCGAACTTTTCTCATTATTTGGCTCGGTCAATTCGCCTCTTTGCTTGGCTCTGAGATGACAAACTTTGCCATTACAATTTGGGCTTGGGAAGTCACCGGGCAAGCCACGCCCCTTTCTTTCATCTTAGTCGCAACCCAAATTCCTCGGTTATTGATTTCACCCCTTGCAGGTATTTTAGTCGATCGCTTTAATCGCAAAACTCTAATGCTACTAGGGGACTCGGTGGCGGGAATCACCAGCATTGTTATCTTGGCCCTCTTTCTGAGCGATCGCCTGCAAATTTGGCATCTCTATATCTCTGGAGCCATCAATGGACTCTTTGGGTATCTTCAAGGACTCGCCCACTCTGCTTCAATGTCATTGATTGTGGCAAAAAAGCATTATGCCCGTGCCTCAGCCTTCGAGTCTTTACAGCTTTCAGGGAGCTACGTTTTCGCGCCGGCAATAGCGGGAGCAATTTATGGAATCACGGGTTTGGGTGGCATTCTCACCCTGGACTTAGCAACCTTTGGGGTAGCAATTCTCACCCTTAGCGCAGTTTCTATTCCTCAGCCTCCCCTGACAAAAGAAACTTCTCGCATTTCTTCGGAGTTTACCCTGCAACAATTCACTTTTGGCATCCGCTATTTATCGAAATATCCTACTCTAGTCGCGCTGTTAAGCTTTTTTTTGATTAACAACTTTATTGACAGTCTCAGCTTCTCCATTTTGCCCGCGATGGTATTGGCACGGAGCAATAGCAACACCACCATTTTAGGAACGCTCTTTTCCTTCTTTGGTATTGGTGGCTTGCTGGGAGGGGTAACCCTGAGTCTGTGGGGAGGACCCAAGCGGCGGATTCACGGCATATTAATTGGTAGCGCAATTTGGAAGGTAGGACTCATGGTGCTGGCACTAGCGCAACAGACATCTGTCAAAATTGGGACGGCGTTAATGAGTGGCTTCTGTTCTCCCTTTCCCAATAGTTGCAGCCAAGCAATTTGGAGAGCGAAGGTCGAACCGGAGGTTCAGGGACGGGTCTTTTCTACTCGTTTTTTGCTGACGCAGTTGGCAACGCCTTTGGGAGGCGCGATCGCGGGACCCCTCGCCGATTATGTCTTTGAACCAGCAATGCAGCCCGGAGGTTCTTTAGCTCAGTTATTGGGAGAAGTTTTTGGTGTTGGCATTGGCGCAGGAATGGCACTACAAACAACCCTATTTGCCAGTGTTGGTCTGTTGATTGCCCTCGGCGGCTATCGGGTCAAATATCTGAGTAAATTAGAAACATTGTTGACCGACCATGACGTTGGTGTCAGCGAGCCAAGTGCCAAAAAAATAACTTAAAATCCAAGCTTGTTTTGAATGAACCAATAGAGAAAGAGAGACAAAGATAAATTATGATGAAAATATTTCTCATTAAAGTTTTAGGGCAAACAGGCAATTTATATTGAGTGCAACGATGAACACGCGACTAGTCTTGGATCGTTGGAATGATTGGTTGGAGCCTGGAAGCCCCAGCGATGTTAGGCTATTCCATTCAGATTCCTCGGATCGTATTTTTGTCTGTCCATCCTCCTTGGGTCAAGGCTATGTTCAAGAAATCCAGCTCTGCGACGATTTATCTCTCTTCGTTCTTGACTATACACTCCATCAGGATGTGATGATGGATGTCTCAGATGAGAGCAGGCAACTCGAATTTGAATTTCAGCTTGCTGGTTCTGATGCTGGATACAGCTTTTCTGTCCCTTATTTTGGTTTACAAGAGCTTGGGGTCAAACGATCGCGGAAACAGTTTTTCAAGATAGAAATTGTCTTTAAACGCTCCTTACTCGTTCCCTATTTTCTAGCGCTTATAGAACGCTTGCCCCCCCAGACCTA
This genomic window contains:
- a CDS encoding response regulator transcription factor, whose protein sequence is MSKVLVVEDSVAQQQMISDLLKNSGLKVTVANNGVEALEKIQHATPDIVVLDIVMPQMNGYEVCRRLKADPKTEHVPVVMCSSKGEEFDRYWGMKQGADAYIAKPFQPTELIGTVKQLLRG
- a CDS encoding chemotaxis protein CheW; the protein is MVGNPDFSMGKTQDISSDIERLEMPEGELHLRFYLPSNSEFALSATGIKEVMNQPPDRITPIPNASPLLLGTINLRGQVIWVADLGQFLGDTVALNTQRQEIPIIAIEDQETMLGLAIEKIGEMQWLDIAQIQMQTNVPNHMAPFIRGEWILDRESNQSLRLLDQLAILRSARWAA
- a CDS encoding methyl-accepting chemotaxis protein, producing the protein MAQSTDYAQEYGQAEQAYIQGRYDEAATIVDRLAKEYDDDPSVQLLRGHIYCYGLQQYDVAQEQYELVLQLTDRQDFIGYANNGIEDVGKFRAELGDASYSPAASSDDALSVAGEENGDDYSADLPSENFEQFSDYEDFPGAEDDRGLTQFDMSYPDEESTGNGNSDYPTNSTLEQHYGLGEEASAFGEDSGTWMNDVEEFPASEEVFSEAEPDFSQSNEESLDDPFGAEMLDDAGETMMSPTNGTFEQSSPFSETEEPFSEGLEGDWSGESDPFAEELGNSWAEEESNLLDSPAENGWLEEDSNFGEELGDEGMPQSDSFAGASANGLSDEPYGMDDLGMAEGGLEDLEESDNREIQETLLMQTSPSQDTFPMTGKNLDDSFEEENFASSWEEEEEDYSASPENELDSAAFETGSENLGDFSFDEYDSSVEMDSFEEDREENEVGEDTFSKYVADSEGFLDDFAGFDEDISIPDLSSGEFNSDLALKSQGESTDASFGFPLETEAIPAVEDESSFTLSGASDSVPSANFTKTADRAVEPTVEIEQGYLSWFENAALKKKQWLIACIAGATSAVAVALVSFLSSTTTPAENKAAIVPRMRISGTLMALAAGASSFGTSVFLGRLASRQINRSTDDLQSQFEAVSQGNLNAKATVYAEDEFGQLAASFNEMARVILTTTSEAQRRAEETEQQKEDLQRQVIRLLDDVEGAARGDLTVRAEVTADVLGAVADAFNLTIQNLREIVQQVKEAARQVNKNSSENEQFARNLQQDALRQAEELAVTLNSVQMMTDSIRRVADNAKEAEEVARSAADVAVKGGESVEHTVSGILQIRETVAETARKVKRLAEASQEISKIVAAIAQIASRTNLLALNASIEAARAGEAGRGFAIVADEVRQLADKSAKALKEIEQNVLQIQSETSSVMTAMEEGVTQVIDVTQRAEQAKRSLEDIIQVSNRIDALVRSITADTVEQTESTLAVAQVMQSVELTAQETSQESQRVSGSLQSQVSIARSLLASVERFRVDTTEGA
- a CDS encoding MlaE family lipid ABC transporter permease subunit, which encodes MTKNLSSQNGLSQWFTRLLAAIFLGGQVMLHLLKTKIHRRNTLDQMAVVGPDSSLIALVTASFVGMVFTIQVAREFINFGSGNLVGGVLAIALARELTPVLTAVVVAGRVGSAFAAEIGTMRVTEQIDALYVLKTDPIDYLVIPRIIACCLMLPVLTILSLITGLAGGLLVAIALYGDHISQQVFLDSVQNMLEVWDLIGAALKAVAFGGLIAVIGCSWGLTTTGGAKGVGQSTTTAVVTSLLAIFVANFFLSWLMFQGTGSAISGGL
- a CDS encoding MFS transporter; this translates as MRTFLIIWLGQFASLLGSEMTNFAITIWAWEVTGQATPLSFILVATQIPRLLISPLAGILVDRFNRKTLMLLGDSVAGITSIVILALFLSDRLQIWHLYISGAINGLFGYLQGLAHSASMSLIVAKKHYARASAFESLQLSGSYVFAPAIAGAIYGITGLGGILTLDLATFGVAILTLSAVSIPQPPLTKETSRISSEFTLQQFTFGIRYLSKYPTLVALLSFFLINNFIDSLSFSILPAMVLARSNSNTTILGTLFSFFGIGGLLGGVTLSLWGGPKRRIHGILIGSAIWKVGLMVLALAQQTSVKIGTALMSGFCSPFPNSCSQAIWRAKVEPEVQGRVFSTRFLLTQLATPLGGAIAGPLADYVFEPAMQPGGSLAQLLGEVFGVGIGAGMALQTTLFASVGLLIALGGYRVKYLSKLETLLTDHDVGVSEPSAKKIT